Proteins from a genomic interval of Stomatohabitans albus:
- a CDS encoding GGDEF domain-containing phosphodiesterase: MVEPTQTGVTSTPERPSGNRYRVNTTQRLLLVVGMVAIAVNWMAVHTIVAVISLDVIAVIIGLGAWVTASRVHHEKPCARYITLGISPTILAGNHVKVAFATGQEPHWLWVISGVIGFLLTAFPVAFVIYDMIRNHKRVSTSNLVVHHLSDLTIIGVSTVGGLIVLQFVPLVQAGQSFWAVLTIVASNVGLVTLGAAIVIGRRRIPALQLGLALSVIGAIIGDVAIAQHIDQVPFVTWTVTAYQAFICLPLIIAMTMSNPHEGFETRFALEPTNTLRAGIIGLWVVLFLCLPFFVELNISISLWSVLVSLVMCLLAIRMWTLIGERDHKLAQRYLQQQQLRHKISHDPLTDLWSRSVMEDHFSALNVGLSNPAVLVYVRALGVDVIRDIYGHRFGDEAINIIAHTLAEPVEDHAEVFQFRREEFIIIFKPPATLDAAEEQVQAMVTRISDAVLSNHQPLKVAIHAGLVIVDTYRDFEDGIRWGEVAVNELREPGNHIVRVGPEHIAQVAHVTVTDQRLREAMRNDAFYLVYQPIMNTLDHHCVGFEAFARWRNSDVPPAIFVKSLEQVGLADTFGRWVLQEATKFAASIKCPVSVNISISHIQNSSFVTDVRQALKRSGLPPEYLTIEFSEHDLSIDLTRLMMSLTQVHDLGVRIAIDDVGTGGLTMAQISRLPIEFIKIDQMLISKAFRYDDSRQLLFNVTDMAIDLGMDIIAEGVESNQVLNLVIAGGAHQAQGWLWTKELSPDDATQWWTFLSMREGAINE, from the coding sequence ATGGTGGAACCAACACAAACGGGCGTAACTTCTACACCAGAACGCCCCTCTGGAAACCGCTATCGCGTCAACACGACCCAGCGGTTGTTGCTCGTTGTTGGAATGGTTGCCATTGCCGTCAACTGGATGGCGGTACACACCATTGTGGCGGTTATCAGTTTGGATGTCATTGCAGTCATTATCGGTCTTGGTGCTTGGGTAACTGCGAGCCGGGTACATCACGAGAAACCCTGTGCACGCTACATCACGCTTGGGATTAGTCCAACCATATTGGCTGGAAACCATGTGAAAGTAGCGTTCGCTACCGGCCAAGAACCCCACTGGCTCTGGGTGATCAGTGGCGTCATCGGGTTTTTGCTTACTGCGTTCCCGGTCGCCTTTGTTATCTACGACATGATTCGGAACCATAAGCGGGTTTCGACCTCAAACCTGGTGGTCCATCACCTCTCAGATTTAACCATTATCGGTGTGAGCACGGTTGGTGGACTTATCGTGCTGCAATTTGTGCCCCTGGTGCAGGCCGGGCAATCCTTTTGGGCTGTACTCACCATCGTTGCCAGCAACGTGGGTCTCGTGACCCTTGGCGCGGCAATTGTGATCGGACGGCGCCGTATACCTGCCCTCCAACTTGGATTAGCCCTGTCCGTCATTGGTGCGATTATTGGCGACGTCGCCATTGCCCAACACATCGATCAGGTCCCCTTTGTCACGTGGACAGTGACGGCCTATCAGGCATTTATCTGTCTGCCACTCATCATTGCTATGACGATGAGCAACCCACATGAAGGATTTGAAACACGGTTTGCACTAGAACCAACGAATACGTTACGGGCTGGGATTATCGGTCTCTGGGTAGTGCTCTTTCTTTGCCTTCCCTTCTTTGTTGAGCTGAATATCAGTATTTCGTTATGGTCTGTGCTCGTTAGTCTTGTGATGTGTTTGCTGGCCATCAGAATGTGGACACTCATAGGTGAACGAGATCACAAATTGGCCCAGCGTTACCTTCAACAACAACAACTACGGCACAAAATTAGTCATGATCCCCTGACGGACTTATGGTCGCGGTCTGTCATGGAGGACCACTTCAGCGCCTTAAATGTGGGTCTTTCCAACCCCGCTGTTCTTGTCTATGTTCGGGCGTTGGGCGTTGATGTCATTCGTGATATCTACGGTCACCGGTTCGGTGATGAAGCAATCAACATCATTGCCCATACGCTCGCTGAACCTGTAGAGGATCATGCAGAAGTTTTTCAGTTTCGTCGAGAAGAATTCATCATCATTTTTAAACCACCCGCAACCTTGGACGCCGCCGAAGAACAGGTTCAAGCCATGGTTACGCGTATCAGTGACGCAGTTTTGAGTAATCACCAGCCACTCAAGGTTGCCATTCATGCAGGCCTTGTCATTGTTGATACCTATCGTGATTTTGAGGACGGTATTCGTTGGGGTGAAGTTGCCGTTAACGAACTCCGAGAGCCGGGCAACCACATTGTGCGGGTGGGCCCTGAACATATCGCACAAGTTGCCCATGTGACCGTGACTGATCAGCGCTTGCGTGAAGCAATGCGCAATGATGCGTTCTATCTGGTGTATCAGCCGATCATGAACACTCTCGACCACCACTGCGTGGGGTTTGAAGCGTTCGCTCGCTGGCGAAATAGTGACGTACCGCCCGCCATTTTTGTAAAAAGCCTTGAGCAAGTTGGGTTGGCCGACACCTTTGGACGATGGGTATTACAAGAAGCGACGAAGTTCGCTGCATCAATCAAATGTCCCGTCTCAGTCAACATCAGCATTTCTCATATCCAAAACTCATCGTTTGTAACTGATGTACGCCAGGCACTTAAACGTTCTGGGCTACCACCGGAATATCTGACCATTGAGTTTTCAGAGCATGATTTATCTATCGACTTGACGCGACTGATGATGTCGCTAACACAAGTGCATGACCTAGGTGTTCGTATTGCGATTGATGATGTTGGTACGGGTGGCCTGACGATGGCTCAAATCTCTCGTCTTCCCATCGAGTTCATCAAGATTGACCAAATGCTTATATCCAAAGCCTTTCGGTATGACGATTCTCGCCAATTGCTGTTTAACGTGACCGATATGGCCATAGATCTTGGGATGGACATCATTGCCGAAGGTGTTGAAAGTAACCAGGTCCTCAATCTTGTAATCGCAGGTGGCGCTCACCAAGCACAAGGCTGGTTATGGACAAAAGAACTGTCGCCTGATGATGCAACGCAATGGTGGACCTTTTTGAGTATGCGGGAAGGAGCAATCAATGAATAG
- a CDS encoding GGDEF domain-containing protein: MNRTAIALAAAIGISAAFLIKTVSTSSNLPMIVFGAVIVLNIIGYVGMVRLKEVTQPGFSSFLSFCAQAALCLGVIALGTDTVSSQVAIPLLLAVATISFSMFIYDLGQLISASPKQGMHLSVWDHVIDSIIAVAVYSTIAWAGFWEPLHLAGYPPVLIGSFVVFVVTLALVVIQRLIALPRFSKSLFDGMLFQVAIIGVLTFIAKDPTGMAIPVLMALMGFSTIVAISCWLPGGVHLLEVEHLARGLQTGRVVTVTVAAAYIPLTLGILGEGNVTRLTLVCVMVTLLLFFRMQAVITIRDHEMQQVNALATELEFQAKHDLTTGLFNLTTIKALLEDKVTQEQHDIALVIIALDGFEHINDIHGYTAGDETLQVLAKRLQSELRPHDIAGRYSGDQFIVLLDHVDRPELGAHLAARLIDVIQEPCRLPGGEEVRLGARAGVSLSTMHDINDLILNAELAVAQIREGGRGAIRLADTSDRQKAMDSISRENLYTLLRDDQLPCTFAPVMDLRTNTPVAMMVRPLWIRPGLPRDLVVYHQLNGPWFKWLFGHAVAWAKQASAPVHVLLNEQQFASLELLPVLDQVLAEHHVSGDLITIGVDSRTRLTHIPIEDFHARGIQICLDSFGATGTNLTDLPHLPLDLLKIDPVLVRDMVTDRGYRVVVEAIIRSSTVMDVPVVCRGIDTERIAAVAQSLGAMYGQGRHWGQPMTAEDALEFWNTHAQPART, translated from the coding sequence ATGAATAGAACTGCCATTGCACTTGCCGCAGCCATCGGTATCAGTGCCGCCTTCCTGATCAAAACCGTCTCTACATCCTCCAACCTTCCGATGATTGTGTTTGGTGCGGTTATCGTGCTGAACATCATCGGATACGTCGGCATGGTCCGCCTAAAGGAAGTGACACAGCCAGGCTTTTCAAGTTTCTTGTCCTTTTGTGCTCAAGCTGCCCTATGCCTTGGTGTCATCGCCTTGGGAACGGACACGGTCTCCAGTCAAGTGGCTATTCCATTGCTGCTTGCGGTGGCAACGATTTCGTTTTCGATGTTTATTTATGATCTCGGGCAACTGATTTCCGCATCACCCAAGCAAGGTATGCATCTCTCGGTGTGGGATCATGTGATTGACTCCATCATCGCGGTAGCGGTGTATTCAACGATTGCCTGGGCGGGGTTTTGGGAGCCGCTCCATCTGGCGGGGTATCCGCCCGTATTGATCGGGTCGTTCGTTGTCTTCGTCGTCACCCTTGCCCTTGTCGTCATTCAGCGTCTCATTGCGTTACCTCGGTTTAGCAAGAGTTTATTTGATGGCATGCTCTTTCAAGTCGCCATTATTGGGGTACTGACGTTTATCGCTAAAGACCCCACTGGAATGGCCATCCCCGTACTGATGGCCTTGATGGGATTTTCAACCATTGTGGCGATATCTTGCTGGCTTCCCGGTGGGGTGCACCTCCTGGAAGTTGAACATCTAGCCCGAGGTTTGCAAACAGGACGGGTTGTAACCGTAACGGTTGCCGCAGCCTACATTCCCTTGACGCTTGGTATTTTGGGCGAAGGGAACGTCACCCGCCTGACATTGGTCTGTGTGATGGTCACCCTCTTATTGTTCTTTCGTATGCAGGCGGTCATCACCATTCGTGACCATGAAATGCAACAAGTCAACGCCCTGGCAACCGAATTAGAGTTTCAAGCTAAACACGACCTCACCACGGGGCTATTCAATCTGACGACTATCAAGGCGCTGCTCGAAGACAAAGTCACGCAAGAACAGCACGACATCGCATTAGTCATCATTGCCCTTGACGGGTTCGAGCACATTAACGATATTCATGGCTATACTGCGGGCGACGAAACACTTCAAGTACTGGCGAAGCGGCTTCAATCTGAATTGCGGCCCCACGACATTGCAGGGCGCTACAGCGGCGACCAGTTTATTGTCCTGCTAGACCACGTTGACCGGCCCGAACTTGGCGCCCACCTGGCTGCCCGATTAATTGACGTCATTCAAGAGCCTTGTCGATTGCCGGGGGGAGAAGAAGTGCGTTTGGGGGCACGTGCAGGTGTGTCACTCTCAACTATGCACGATATCAACGACCTGATATTGAATGCTGAATTGGCAGTTGCTCAGATTCGTGAGGGTGGGCGAGGCGCGATTCGGTTAGCCGATACTTCAGACCGGCAAAAGGCGATGGATTCCATCAGTCGTGAAAACCTCTACACATTGTTACGAGACGACCAATTGCCCTGTACGTTTGCGCCGGTCATGGATCTTCGTACCAATACACCGGTTGCGATGATGGTCCGTCCCCTGTGGATTCGCCCCGGGTTGCCGCGTGATTTGGTGGTATACCACCAACTGAACGGGCCATGGTTCAAATGGTTGTTTGGACATGCCGTAGCCTGGGCGAAGCAAGCCAGTGCACCCGTACACGTGCTCTTGAATGAACAGCAGTTTGCCAGTCTGGAATTGTTACCTGTCCTTGATCAAGTGTTAGCTGAACACCATGTTTCTGGTGATTTGATTACCATTGGGGTGGATTCTCGCACCCGTTTAACCCATATACCCATTGAGGATTTTCACGCGAGGGGTATCCAGATCTGTCTTGATTCCTTTGGGGCAACGGGAACGAATTTGACTGACTTACCCCACTTACCTTTAGACTTGCTCAAAATTGACCCGGTGTTGGTCCGTGATATGGTCACAGACCGTGGCTACCGAGTGGTGGTAGAAGCCATTATTCGTAGTAGCACAGTGATGGATGTGCCTGTGGTCTGCCGCGGAATAGATACCGAACGTATCGCAGCAGTAGCCCAAAGCCTTGGTGCGATGTATGGACAAGGCCGTCATTGGGGCCAACCGATGACGGCAGAAGATGCCTTGGAGTTTTGGAACACCCATGCCCAACCTGCTCGGACTTGA
- a CDS encoding aspartate carbamoyltransferase catalytic subunit, with protein sequence MPNLLGLDDCSPELITNLLNRAEELETSPQPLLAGKTVCSLFVEDSTRTRLSFEHAVHKLGGNVMTFSTQGSSMAKGETLYDTVCTIAAMGIDAIVMRHRENGMPFNVAEWVDLPVLNGGDGSRAHPTQGLLDLLTIRQHFGRIHGVTVTIVGDLAHSRVMRSLVAGLPKMGATIRLVAPLSLMPNDVEHMGVEVYTDLDQALIGTDVVYLLRIQHERMVERFEHLSAYVDAYGLNSERLHRLPEHVAIMHPGPINRDVEIESAVVDDPRCLILQQVRNGVAVRMAALDWAINS encoded by the coding sequence ATGCCCAACCTGCTCGGACTTGATGATTGCTCACCCGAACTCATTACGAATCTGTTAAACCGCGCTGAAGAACTTGAGACAAGTCCTCAACCCCTCTTAGCCGGTAAAACAGTTTGTTCGCTCTTTGTTGAAGACTCCACCCGTACCCGGTTGAGTTTTGAACATGCCGTTCACAAATTAGGTGGGAATGTGATGACCTTTTCAACACAAGGGTCATCGATGGCTAAAGGCGAAACGTTGTATGACACGGTATGCACGATCGCTGCAATGGGTATTGACGCCATTGTGATGCGTCACCGCGAGAACGGTATGCCATTTAATGTGGCTGAATGGGTTGATCTGCCTGTTTTAAATGGGGGAGACGGTTCACGTGCACACCCCACGCAAGGGCTATTGGACCTGTTGACTATCCGCCAACACTTCGGGCGTATTCATGGTGTGACAGTCACCATTGTGGGTGATCTCGCCCACAGTCGTGTGATGCGGTCCTTGGTCGCTGGGTTGCCCAAGATGGGCGCAACGATTCGCCTCGTCGCACCACTGTCGTTAATGCCCAACGATGTTGAACACATGGGTGTTGAGGTGTACACCGATCTCGACCAGGCACTTATCGGTACTGATGTGGTGTATTTATTGCGTATTCAGCATGAACGCATGGTTGAACGGTTCGAACATCTTTCAGCCTATGTTGATGCCTATGGGCTCAATAGTGAGCGGTTGCACCGACTGCCTGAACATGTGGCCATCATGCATCCGGGGCCCATTAACCGCGATGTGGAGATTGAGAGTGCTGTGGTTGACGACCCACGATGCCTGATTTTGCAACAAGTCCGCAATGGTGTAGCAGTACGAATGGCTGCCTTGGACTGGGCGATTAATAGCTAA
- the carA gene encoding glutamine-hydrolyzing carbamoyl-phosphate synthase small subunit yields MRTIQPDRATLALADGTLVHGTSVGAPGTTVAELVLNTAMTGYQEILTDPSYTGQFVVFTAPHIGNVGVAAPDSESPSLKAAGLVVREMARCVSNHRAMASLPETLREQGLVAISDVDTRAIVRRIRDKGAMNAVISTDHHTWDALEPFLNDAPSMEGQHLVDMHGAAYHVEPTGSTIKDEPIPEGVDCSDGSPHGVIPDQPYRVALVDFGAKATIESLLATAGCAIDVVPASTDPQTLIDGQFDGVMLSNGPGDPAVLDDAVVLVQTVLGAKIPVFGICLGHQLLALAGGARTYKMHHGHHGGNHPVRNLVADTLATLTDPGPWLPLLARDHIAVEITSQNHGFAVDTETLGSGPYGRVIQTHINLTDGTNSGIAFLDRPAFGVQYHPESAPGPHDSRYLFDQFTALMARHRATIQEAKDA; encoded by the coding sequence ATGCGGACGATCCAACCTGATCGCGCGACCTTAGCCCTAGCCGATGGCACGTTGGTGCACGGCACATCGGTTGGTGCACCAGGTACCACCGTTGCTGAATTAGTGTTAAACACGGCGATGACTGGCTACCAAGAGATTTTAACTGACCCCTCATATACGGGTCAGTTTGTTGTTTTTACGGCCCCACACATTGGTAACGTCGGTGTTGCCGCTCCAGATAGCGAGAGTCCATCGTTGAAAGCCGCGGGACTTGTGGTTCGGGAAATGGCACGTTGTGTGAGTAACCACCGCGCGATGGCATCGCTTCCCGAAACCCTTCGTGAACAGGGTCTTGTCGCCATTAGTGATGTTGATACGCGTGCCATTGTTCGGCGTATCCGCGATAAAGGTGCCATGAATGCGGTGATCAGTACTGACCATCACACCTGGGATGCCCTCGAACCGTTTTTAAATGATGCCCCGAGTATGGAAGGCCAGCATCTTGTTGATATGCATGGTGCGGCCTATCACGTTGAACCCACCGGGTCCACCATCAAGGATGAGCCGATTCCTGAAGGTGTGGATTGCAGTGACGGAAGCCCTCATGGTGTGATTCCTGATCAGCCCTACCGCGTTGCCCTGGTTGATTTTGGGGCGAAAGCAACCATCGAATCACTCTTGGCCACCGCCGGTTGTGCCATAGACGTCGTCCCTGCGAGTACGGACCCTCAAACCTTAATTGATGGCCAGTTCGATGGTGTCATGCTGAGTAACGGTCCAGGAGACCCGGCCGTACTTGATGATGCTGTTGTGCTCGTTCAAACGGTCCTAGGTGCCAAGATTCCGGTATTTGGTATCTGTTTGGGCCACCAACTCCTGGCCTTAGCTGGCGGGGCACGCACGTACAAGATGCACCACGGCCACCACGGTGGGAACCATCCGGTGCGTAACCTCGTCGCCGATACCCTCGCTACCCTTACAGACCCGGGGCCATGGCTTCCATTGCTAGCCCGCGACCACATCGCGGTAGAAATCACCAGCCAAAACCACGGCTTCGCAGTTGATACTGAAACACTCGGTTCTGGTCCTTACGGGCGTGTCATCCAAACCCATATCAATCTGACTGACGGCACCAACTCGGGCATTGCCTTTTTAGACCGCCCCGCATTCGGGGTGCAATACCATCCCGAAAGTGCGCCCGGCCCCCACGACAGTCGCTACCTCTTCGACCAATTCACCGCCTTGATGGCACGGCATCGGGCTACGATCCAGGAGGCCAAGGATGCCTAA
- the carB gene encoding carbamoyl-phosphate synthase large subunit, translating to MPKRTDIKTILILGSGPIVIGQACEFDYSGAQACKVLRQQGYRVVLVNSNPATIMTDPEFADATYIEPLTPATVEQIIVKESPDAILPTLGGQTALNLAVTLAETGVLAKYGVEMLGATLETIRLAEDRRAFYDAMEEIGLDQAKSMRATTVDEAMAAVEAFGFPLLVRASFTLGGAGSGIVHDRAAFEALVREGLDASPISEVQIDESLLGCKEFELEVMRDKNDNCVVICAIENLDAMGVHTGDSITVAPTMTLSDAQYQHMRNAAFAVMRRVGVTTGGSNVQFALDPKTGRMMVIEMNPRVSRSSALASKATGFPIAKIAALLAVGFTLDEIPNDITKTTLAAFEPSIDYVVTKIPRWAFEKFPDTDPTLGTMMKAVGEVMAIGRTFTESLHKAIRSLEDGSIGLTGRPGPAGAGKPLSDRDLEVAVQTPTAHRIHDIDAALTRGWSVERVSELSGWDPWFVDQLLLIVELRRELRACEVLANVSDDLLIQVKRHGFGDDLIADVLGTTAERVRVHRHTRGLRPVFKTVDTCGAEFDANTPYHYSTWEEETEVRPADRKRVLILGSGPNRIGQGIEFDYCCVHAVWAMADGVVTAANPESGGGYETVMINCNPETVSTDYDTAHRLYVEPLTVEDVLEVAYAEGGEGFADIAGTFVQFGGQTPLRIAAELAENGLPILGTSPADIDLAEDRGEFNRICTELGIAQPPGAIANSKAEALRIGEQIGFPVLVRPSYVLGGRAMEIVYSPDQMRAWLDVNAGAGQVLVDRFLEHATEVDVDAVFDGTDIYIGGVMEHIEEAGVHSGDSSCVVPPITLSANVMDELKRTTKALANALNTRGLINIQFAVRDGEVLVLEANPRASRTVPFISKATGIPMAKVAAQVMAGATLAEVRVNGQPLGDDFIDRPPLPWNAVKEAVLPFNRFLGADSRLGPEMRSTGEVMGIDADFGHAFAKAQGGTGKMTLPTEGCVFVSLADRDKRSMIFPVKQLKAMGFDIVATQGTAAALKRVGIDAEVVEKVGQGNRAIDQRLRDGEIALVLNTPTGSGARSDGYEIRSAAVMGGVPSVTTAPGILVTILGIEAQRRADSQVNSIQDHLASLQRVAAGTEEESLI from the coding sequence ATGCCTAAACGCACCGATATTAAAACGATCCTTATTCTCGGTTCTGGTCCTATCGTGATCGGTCAAGCCTGTGAGTTTGACTATTCGGGTGCGCAAGCGTGCAAAGTGCTTCGCCAACAGGGGTATCGCGTTGTGCTGGTGAACTCCAATCCGGCAACGATCATGACCGACCCGGAGTTTGCTGATGCAACGTATATTGAACCACTTACCCCAGCCACCGTTGAACAAATCATCGTCAAAGAATCACCAGATGCAATTCTGCCAACCCTTGGTGGACAAACGGCATTAAACCTCGCCGTTACCTTGGCTGAAACCGGGGTATTAGCCAAATATGGCGTTGAAATGTTAGGCGCCACTTTAGAAACCATCCGTCTCGCAGAAGACCGGCGTGCCTTCTATGATGCGATGGAAGAAATAGGGCTTGACCAGGCAAAAAGTATGCGGGCCACCACCGTTGATGAAGCGATGGCCGCCGTTGAGGCATTCGGGTTCCCCTTGCTCGTCCGCGCATCATTCACCCTTGGCGGGGCCGGAAGTGGCATTGTGCATGACCGTGCCGCCTTTGAAGCACTTGTGCGAGAAGGCCTTGACGCAAGCCCTATTTCAGAAGTTCAAATTGATGAGTCCTTACTGGGCTGTAAAGAGTTTGAACTCGAAGTGATGCGCGACAAGAACGACAACTGTGTGGTGATCTGTGCGATTGAGAACCTTGATGCCATGGGGGTCCACACCGGTGATTCGATCACCGTGGCACCAACCATGACCTTGAGTGATGCGCAATATCAGCACATGCGCAATGCCGCCTTTGCCGTGATGCGGCGTGTTGGTGTCACTACCGGTGGATCCAATGTGCAATTTGCGCTGGACCCCAAGACCGGACGCATGATGGTGATCGAGATGAACCCGCGTGTGAGCCGGTCATCAGCCCTCGCCTCTAAAGCAACTGGTTTCCCCATTGCCAAAATTGCGGCCCTCCTTGCGGTGGGATTTACCCTTGACGAGATTCCCAACGACATCACCAAAACCACGCTGGCCGCATTCGAGCCATCCATCGATTACGTCGTGACCAAGATTCCGCGCTGGGCCTTTGAAAAGTTCCCCGACACTGATCCAACATTGGGCACGATGATGAAGGCCGTCGGTGAAGTGATGGCCATTGGTCGGACATTCACCGAGAGTCTGCACAAAGCAATTCGTTCGCTTGAAGATGGATCTATCGGGCTGACCGGCCGACCCGGTCCAGCAGGGGCCGGTAAACCATTATCTGATCGGGACCTCGAAGTAGCCGTACAGACCCCAACTGCCCATCGTATTCACGATATTGACGCCGCCTTGACCCGCGGATGGTCTGTGGAACGGGTGAGTGAACTCAGCGGTTGGGACCCATGGTTTGTTGATCAACTCCTTTTGATTGTTGAACTTCGGCGTGAACTACGGGCATGTGAAGTGTTGGCAAACGTGTCTGATGATCTTCTTATCCAGGTGAAGCGCCACGGGTTCGGTGACGACTTGATTGCTGATGTGCTTGGCACCACGGCTGAACGGGTACGCGTCCACCGTCATACTCGTGGCCTGCGACCGGTCTTTAAAACAGTTGATACGTGTGGTGCCGAGTTTGATGCCAACACGCCCTATCACTACTCAACATGGGAAGAAGAAACCGAGGTCCGTCCGGCAGACCGCAAACGGGTACTGATTCTCGGAAGTGGACCAAACCGGATTGGCCAGGGCATCGAGTTTGACTATTGCTGTGTGCATGCGGTCTGGGCTATGGCCGATGGCGTTGTCACTGCCGCCAACCCCGAAAGTGGGGGTGGGTATGAAACGGTGATGATTAACTGCAACCCTGAAACGGTGAGCACGGACTATGACACGGCCCATCGACTCTACGTTGAGCCGTTGACGGTTGAAGATGTCCTTGAAGTGGCCTATGCCGAAGGTGGCGAAGGGTTCGCCGATATTGCAGGGACATTCGTACAATTTGGTGGGCAAACCCCATTGCGTATCGCAGCTGAACTGGCTGAAAACGGGTTACCAATTCTTGGCACCTCACCGGCTGATATTGATTTGGCAGAGGACCGTGGTGAGTTCAACCGGATTTGTACCGAACTGGGGATAGCCCAGCCACCAGGTGCGATTGCTAACAGTAAGGCTGAGGCACTACGTATTGGTGAACAGATCGGCTTCCCGGTGCTCGTGCGCCCGTCCTACGTATTGGGTGGGCGTGCGATGGAAATTGTCTACTCACCCGATCAGATGCGTGCCTGGCTTGATGTGAACGCTGGAGCCGGGCAGGTGCTGGTTGACCGCTTTTTAGAACATGCCACCGAAGTTGATGTTGATGCTGTATTTGACGGTACGGATATTTACATCGGTGGGGTGATGGAACATATTGAAGAAGCTGGTGTGCACTCAGGCGACTCTTCGTGTGTGGTTCCACCCATCACGTTGAGTGCCAACGTGATGGACGAGCTGAAACGCACGACGAAAGCACTGGCCAACGCCTTAAACACTCGCGGACTTATTAATATCCAATTTGCGGTTCGTGATGGGGAAGTCCTGGTTCTAGAAGCGAATCCACGGGCAAGTCGTACCGTACCTTTTATTTCTAAGGCAACAGGTATCCCCATGGCCAAGGTGGCGGCACAAGTGATGGCCGGAGCGACACTGGCAGAGGTTCGAGTGAATGGGCAACCCCTCGGTGATGACTTCATTGATCGTCCACCCTTACCCTGGAATGCGGTGAAAGAGGCCGTCCTGCCGTTCAACCGATTCCTTGGTGCAGATAGCCGCTTAGGTCCCGAAATGCGCTCAACCGGTGAGGTAATGGGGATTGATGCAGACTTTGGCCATGCCTTTGCCAAGGCACAAGGGGGCACTGGCAAGATGACGTTGCCAACCGAAGGCTGTGTATTCGTCTCCTTGGCTGACCGTGATAAGCGATCAATGATTTTCCCGGTGAAACAATTGAAGGCCATGGGCTTTGACATCGTGGCTACCCAAGGCACCGCTGCCGCCCTTAAGCGGGTGGGGATTGATGCTGAAGTAGTAGAAAAGGTTGGTCAAGGTAACCGAGCGATTGACCAACGGCTACGCGATGGTGAGATTGCACTTGTACTCAACACCCCAACAGGGTCAGGTGCACGTAGCGATGGGTACGAAATTCGTTCTGCCGCGGTGATGGGCGGGGTGCCCAGTGTGACTACGGCACCAGGTATTTTGGTTACTATTCTGGGCATTGAGGCCCAACGCCGTGCTGATAGCCAGGTGAACAGCATCCAAGATCACCTAGCATCCTTACAACGTGTGGCTGCGGGAACAGAGGAGGAGTCGCTCATATGA
- a CDS encoding dihydroorotate dehydrogenase electron transfer subunit produces the protein MSSIFTTSAAQSVQGRDQGPLRARCEVLATSKIGRYYSIQFVSPEIADRAQPGQFITIGVEGHNTMLRRPFSIYRVSRHGDWAGTVEIIFDLVGQGTKWLAERTKGDLVDLVGPLGTPFPIPTQNVNCLLVGGGYGAAPLLYLATVLQQKGFRADMIIGAKDGDRLFNIIEAKRLSATTFLVTEDGSLGEQGVVTDVMKRHIEEGRVGLVYACGPMGMLRAVSELAVANGIPVRVAVEEAMACGTGVCWTCVMPVERKGQVYNLRSCTEGPVFNGAKVHWDAIGALPVPVDTKEETDQ, from the coding sequence ATGAGTTCGATCTTTACGACCAGTGCTGCCCAGAGTGTGCAAGGGCGCGACCAAGGGCCATTGCGGGCCCGCTGTGAAGTATTGGCCACAAGCAAAATTGGCCGCTATTACAGCATCCAATTCGTTAGCCCAGAAATTGCTGACCGCGCCCAACCTGGCCAGTTCATCACGATTGGGGTAGAAGGGCACAACACCATGTTGCGTCGCCCCTTTTCGATCTATCGTGTTAGTCGCCACGGTGACTGGGCCGGCACCGTTGAAATTATTTTTGACCTCGTTGGCCAAGGCACCAAGTGGTTAGCTGAACGGACCAAAGGGGACCTGGTTGACCTCGTTGGCCCGTTAGGAACCCCCTTCCCTATTCCAACTCAGAATGTGAACTGCCTCCTCGTCGGTGGGGGATATGGGGCTGCCCCGTTGCTCTACCTGGCCACGGTGCTCCAACAAAAGGGCTTCCGAGCAGACATGATTATCGGCGCCAAAGATGGAGACCGCCTGTTCAATATCATTGAAGCAAAGCGCCTGAGTGCCACCACGTTTTTAGTTACGGAGGATGGCAGCCTTGGTGAACAAGGGGTGGTGACTGACGTCATGAAACGGCACATCGAGGAAGGCCGTGTAGGGCTGGTCTATGCCTGTGGTCCGATGGGTATGTTACGTGCCGTGAGTGAGCTTGCGGTTGCCAATGGGATTCCTGTGCGTGTAGCCGTTGAGGAGGCAATGGCCTGTGGCACGGGGGTGTGCTGGACCTGTGTGATGCCCGTGGAACGCAAAGGGCAGGTGTATAACTTGCGTTCATGCACAGAAGGGCCAGTGTTTAACGGAGCGAAGGTGCACTGGGATGCCATTGGAGCCCTGCCCGTGCCGGTGGATACTAAGGAGGAAACCGACCAATGA